The nucleotide sequence CCGGGTTACCCGCCCGAACACGCGCTCATCACGTGGGCGCGTGACCGAGGCACGCCCGTGTGGGGGGACGTCGAACTCGCGTGGCGACTGCGCGACAAGGTGGCTCCCGCAGCCGAGTGGATTCTCATCACGGGCACGAACGGCAAGACCACGACCACGCAGTTGACCGCCACGATGCTGCTCGACGACGGCCGCCGCGTGGCGCCGTGCGGCAACATCGGCGTTCCGGTTCTCGATGCGATTCGCGACCCGGCCGGCTTCGACGTGCTGGTGGTCGAGCTCTCGAGCTTTCAATTGCACTGGATGCCCGTCTCGGGCCCCGGCGCCGTGCATCCGCTCGCGAGCGCCTGCTTGAACCTGGCCGACGACCACTACGACTGGCACGGCAGCGCTGCCGCCTACGCCGCGGCGAAAGCCAAGGTGTACGCCAATACGCGCGTCGCCTGCGTGTACAACCTCGGCGACGAGGCGACCATGCGCATGGTGGAAGAGGCCGAGGTCGCGGAGGGATGCCGAGCTATCGGCTTCGGCGCTGCGGTGCCCACGCCGAGCAATGTGGGAGTGGTCGACGAGTTCATCGTCGACCGGGCGTTTCTCGACGACCGGCAACGCAGCGCGCTCGAGCTCGCGTCGCTCGACGACGTCATGACGGCGGGCCTCGCCACGCCCCACGGTCTTGCCAATGTGCTCGCGGCGGCGGCGCTCGCTCGCGCTGCGGGCGCCGAGCCCCGCGCCGTGCGCGACGCTCTGCGCCACTTCACTGTCGACGCGCATCGCACGCAGCTGGTGCTGACGGAAGGGGAGATCGCCTGGGTCGATGACTCGAAGGCGACCAACCCGCACGCTGCCGCGTCGGCGCTCAGCGCCTATCGATCGGTGGTGTGGATCGTCGGCGGGCTGCTCAAGGGCGTCGATGTCGCGCCGCTCGTGCAGTCGCACCGCGACCGACTGCGGGCGGTCATCGTCATCGGTTCCGACCGTGCGGCGGTGCGCGCGGCATTCGAGCGACACGCCCCCGAGCTGCCGCTTTTCGAGGTCGAGCAGGAACAGACTGACGGTGTGATGCCTGCCGCTGTACGGCTGGCAGCCGGAGTCGCGCACGCAGGCGACACCGTGTTGCTCGCACCGGCTGCGGCATCGATGGACCAGTTCGCCGACTACGCCGATCGAGGCAACCGATTTGCCGCAGCGGTCAGGCAGCACGTGAAGGGAGAGTCGGATGACTACCGTCCGACCCCCGCGCCGCGGGGCGACTGAGCCTACTCCCGAGCATCGGCCGCGCGCCGTCGTCGTCGCTGTGCGGCGACTCTTCGGTGCCGACCGCTCTGACGTCATGCTCGTGCAGGGCACGACGATCTTCCTCGTGCTCTTCGGCCTCGTCATGGTGCTCTCGTCGTCGGCGGTGACGTCGAGTCAGAACAACGAGGGCGATTTCTTCGCCGTCTTCGCCCGACAAGGACTCTTCGCGCTCATCGGCATTCCGCTCATGCTCATGGTTGCGCGCCTGCCCGCGGTGTTCTGGCGTCGCTGGGCGCGCATCGCGGTCATGGTCGCACTCGCCCTCCAGTTGCTCGTCTTCACCGGTCTGGGCTACGACTACGGCGGCAACCAAAACTGGATCTCGATCGGCGGGCTCACCGCTCAACCGAGCGAGTTCTTGAAGTTCGCTCTCGTGATCTGGCTCGCGACCGTGTTGGCCGACCGGGCAGACGGCTTCAGTGACTGGCGCAGCGTGCTCGTGCCCGCGATACCCGTTTCGGGCCTCGCGATCGCGATGGTGCTCGCGGGTCAAGACCTCGGCACAGCATCCATCATGGTGGTCATCGTGCTGGCCGCCCTGTTCTTCGCAGGCGCACCGCTCGGCAAGCTCGCGGTCATGGTGATCGTGCTCGCCGCGGGCGCCGTGGCCTTCGCCTTCTCGAGCACGTCGCGCTCGAACCGCATCGACGTATGGCTCAACGGCTGCACGCCCGAAGACTACGAACTCACCTGCTGGCAGTCGATCCACGCGCTCTGGGCGATGGGCTCGGGGGGCATCTTCGGCCAGGGGCTGGGCAATTCGGCAGCGAAGTGGCGTTGGCTGCCGCACGCCGAGAGCGACTTCATCTTCGCGATCATCGGCGAAGAACTCGGGCTGGTGGGCGCGCTTGTGGTGCTCGCCCTCTACGCCGTGCTGGCCGTCGGACTGATCCGTCTCGTGCGCGGCCACACTGATCCGTTCCGGCGAATCGCAACCGGCGCCGTTCTCGCCTGGATCATCGGCCAGGCATTCGTGAACATCGCCGTGGTGCTCGGTCTACTGCCGGTTCTCGGGGTGCCGCTGCCCTTCATCTCGGCGGGCGGCACCGCGCTCGTCTCGTCGCTCGTCGGCATCGGCATGGTGCTCTCGCTCGCGCGAAGCCGACCGAGCGCCCCGCGCACCGCCGGAGTATCGTGACGACCGCCCTGCTCGCAGGAGGGGGCACAGCCGGTCATGTGAACCCGTTGCTCGCCCTGGCTGAGCACTGGAAGGCCGTCGAGCCCGAGGTCTCGATCATCGTGCTGGGCACCGCCGAAGGCCTCGAGTCGCGGCTGGTACCCGATCGCGGTTTCGAGCTGCAGACGATCGAGCGCGTGCCGTTTCCGAGGCGCCTGAATCGGGATGCGCTGAGGTTTCCGAGTCGTTTTCGCGGCGCGGTGCGTCGCGCTCGGGCGATCATCCGCGATCGGGGCGTCGACGTCGTCGTGGGGTTCGGCGGCTACGCCTCGGCGCCGGCGTACCTGGCGGCTCGTCTCGAGCGCGTGCCGATGATCGCTCACGAGGCCAACGCGCGCCCGGGCATCGCCAACAAGCTGGCGGCGCGCCTCGGTGCCGCCGTCGGCACGACCTTCGCCGGCACCCCGGTGCGCGGCGCGCGCGTCGTCGGCATGCCGTTGCGCCGCGAGATCGTCGAGCTTAATCGCGTCGCGACGCGCCCTGAGGCGCTGCAGCATTTCGGTCTCGACCCCGCGCACCCCGTGCTGCTCGTCACCGGCGGCTCGACCGGCGCTCGTCGCCTGAATGAGACGATCAGCGACGCAGCGGCTCGCATTCTCGGTGCGGGATGGCAGGTCGTGCACCTGACGGGAACCGGCAGAGGCGGTACGGATCCTGACCTGCCGGGGTTCGTGAGCCTGCCGTACTGCGATCGCATGGATCTGGCGTTCGCCGCCGCTGACCTCGTGCTGTGCCGGGCGGGCTCGGCCACGGTGAGCGAGCTCACCGTGCTCGCGCTGCCGGCCGTGCTCGTGCCCTATGCCGCGGGCAATGGCGAGCAACGGCTCAACGCCCGCGGCATGGTGGCAGCAGGAGCCGCGAGACTCGTCAATGACGCCGCGGTCTCGCCGCAGTGGGTGGCGGACGACCTCGTGCCGCTACTCATGGATCGGGCGGCCATCGCGCGCATGGCCGCGGCAGCGCAATCGCTTGACCGGCTTGATGGCGCAGCCGAGCTGCTCGCGCTCGTGCGCGAGCACCAGTCGCCGTCGAAGCGCGTAGGGTGATCGGCGATGATCAAGCCTGACCCTGCACTCGTTCTTCCTGCCTCGCTCGGGCGGGTTCACTTCGTCGGCATCGGCGGCTCGGGCATGAGCGGCATCGCCCGCATGATGCATGCGCGGGGCATGGCAGTGACGGGCTCTGACCGTTCGGAGTCGGCGGCGGTGACGACCTTGCGCGAGCTGGGAATCGAGGTGCAGATCGGCCACGACGCGCGCAACGTCGGCGATGCCGACACCCTCGTGGTGACCGGTGCGCTCTGGCTCGACAACCCCGAGTACCAGGAGGCGCTGAGTCGAGGCATGCCCGTGCTGCACCGGGCCCACGCGCTCGCCTGGCTCGTGCGCGAGGAGCGGTTGATCGCTGTTGCTGGCGCGCACGGCAAGTCGACGACGACCGCGATGCTGGTGACGGCACTGCGCGCGCTCGATCTCGACCCGAGCTTCGTGAACGGGGCGGTCATTCAGGCGGCGGGCACGAGCGCCGCGTGGGGCGAGGGCGAGCTCTTCGTCGTCGAGGCCGATGAGTCAGACGGTTCCTTCTTGCTCTACGACACCGCAGTCGGCATTGTGACGAACATCGACACCGATCATCTCGATCATTACGGCAGCGCGGATGCTCTCGCCGACGCCTTCGTCGAGTTCGCGTCGCGCGTGCACGAGTTCGTGGTGCTCTCTGCCGACGACGAGGGCACGGTGCGCGTGCGCGAGCGCCTCGACGGCGCGGTACGAGTGCTCTCT is from Microcella sp. and encodes:
- the murD gene encoding UDP-N-acetylmuramoyl-L-alanine--D-glutamate ligase, which gives rise to MGRPDELTSWHDDWSGLRVLVLGLGVTGFSVADTLAELGARVLVAARQPDEDRARILPVIGVDLLALDDELAVPPDLDALDPQLVVVSPGYPPEHALITWARDRGTPVWGDVELAWRLRDKVAPAAEWILITGTNGKTTTTQLTATMLLDDGRRVAPCGNIGVPVLDAIRDPAGFDVLVVELSSFQLHWMPVSGPGAVHPLASACLNLADDHYDWHGSAAAYAAAKAKVYANTRVACVYNLGDEATMRMVEEAEVAEGCRAIGFGAAVPTPSNVGVVDEFIVDRAFLDDRQRSALELASLDDVMTAGLATPHGLANVLAAAALARAAGAEPRAVRDALRHFTVDAHRTQLVLTEGEIAWVDDSKATNPHAAASALSAYRSVVWIVGGLLKGVDVAPLVQSHRDRLRAVIVIGSDRAAVRAAFERHAPELPLFEVEQEQTDGVMPAAVRLAAGVAHAGDTVLLAPAAASMDQFADYADRGNRFAAAVRQHVKGESDDYRPTPAPRGD
- the ftsW gene encoding putative lipid II flippase FtsW — its product is MTTVRPPRRGATEPTPEHRPRAVVVAVRRLFGADRSDVMLVQGTTIFLVLFGLVMVLSSSAVTSSQNNEGDFFAVFARQGLFALIGIPLMLMVARLPAVFWRRWARIAVMVALALQLLVFTGLGYDYGGNQNWISIGGLTAQPSEFLKFALVIWLATVLADRADGFSDWRSVLVPAIPVSGLAIAMVLAGQDLGTASIMVVIVLAALFFAGAPLGKLAVMVIVLAAGAVAFAFSSTSRSNRIDVWLNGCTPEDYELTCWQSIHALWAMGSGGIFGQGLGNSAAKWRWLPHAESDFIFAIIGEELGLVGALVVLALYAVLAVGLIRLVRGHTDPFRRIATGAVLAWIIGQAFVNIAVVLGLLPVLGVPLPFISAGGTALVSSLVGIGMVLSLARSRPSAPRTAGVS
- the murC gene encoding UDP-N-acetylmuramate--L-alanine ligase, whose translation is MIKPDPALVLPASLGRVHFVGIGGSGMSGIARMMHARGMAVTGSDRSESAAVTTLRELGIEVQIGHDARNVGDADTLVVTGALWLDNPEYQEALSRGMPVLHRAHALAWLVREERLIAVAGAHGKSTTTAMLVTALRALDLDPSFVNGAVIQAAGTSAAWGEGELFVVEADESDGSFLLYDTAVGIVTNIDTDHLDHYGSADALADAFVEFASRVHEFVVLSADDEGTVRVRERLDGAVRVLSFGEAPGADVRLAAVSDEGPVAYTVEVSGVSYDGALGVPGRHNALNAAGVVAILVGLGIEPAAAVGALDGFSGTQRRFESHGLADGVRLYDDYAHHPTEVAAALQTARSVVGAGRVIAIHQPHLYSRTQAMAAEFAAVYERDADHTVVLDVHGAREDPIPGVTGALVVDRFADASKVDYRPEWSQAAQRIAEIARPGDIVMTLSCGDVYRIIPLVREALDHRATGAVTP
- a CDS encoding UDP-N-acetylglucosamine--N-acetylmuramyl-(pentapeptide) pyrophosphoryl-undecaprenol N-acetylglucosamine transferase, whose product is MTTALLAGGGTAGHVNPLLALAEHWKAVEPEVSIIVLGTAEGLESRLVPDRGFELQTIERVPFPRRLNRDALRFPSRFRGAVRRARAIIRDRGVDVVVGFGGYASAPAYLAARLERVPMIAHEANARPGIANKLAARLGAAVGTTFAGTPVRGARVVGMPLRREIVELNRVATRPEALQHFGLDPAHPVLLVTGGSTGARRLNETISDAAARILGAGWQVVHLTGTGRGGTDPDLPGFVSLPYCDRMDLAFAAADLVLCRAGSATVSELTVLALPAVLVPYAAGNGEQRLNARGMVAAGAARLVNDAAVSPQWVADDLVPLLMDRAAIARMAAAAQSLDRLDGAAELLALVREHQSPSKRVG